Within Streptomyces roseirectus, the genomic segment CGAGGACATCTCCGGCGGCGGGCTCGCGGCGCCGGTCGCCAAGGCCGTCATGGAAGCAGTCATCGGCAACAAGAAGTGACCCCGCTCACGTAGCCGTCGTATCGGTGCACGTTGCGATACCGGTCCTGTATCGAGTAACAGGCTTGGCCAGGTCACACAGAGCGATCCGGGTAGCGTATGCCCGGACGGCAGCCTCGGGCCTGAGGACCGAGACCGACGGAGAGGGCTGGTAGTAGCTATGGAAGAGCCGCGTCGCCTCGGCGGCCGGTACGAGCTGGGCCAGGTGCTCGGCCGTGGTGGCATGGCGGAGGTCTACCTCGCGCATGACACCCGCCTGGGACGCACCGTGGCGGTGAAGACGCTGCGCGCGGACCTCGCGCGCGACCCTTCCTTCCAGGCCAGGTTCCGCCGGGAGGCCCAGTCGGCCGCCTCGCTCAACCATCCCGCGATCGTGGCGGTCTACGACACGGGTGAGGACTACATCGACGGGGTCTCGATCCCGTACATCGTCATGGAGTACGTGGACGGCTCCACCCTCCGCGAACTCCTGCACTCCGGGCGCAAGCTGCTGCCCGAGCGGTCCATGGAGATGACCGTCGGCATCCTCCAGGGCCTGGAGTACGCGCACCGCAGCGGGATCGTCCACCGCGACATCAAGCCGGCGAACGTCATGCTGACGCGTACCGGCCAGGTCAAGGTCATGGACTTCGGCATCGCCCGCGCGATGGGCGACTCCGGGATGACGATGACGCAGACCTCCGCGGTGATCGGGACCGCGCAGTACCTCTCGCCGGAGCAGGCGAAGGGGGAGCAGGTCGACGCGCGCTCCGACCTGTACTCGACGGGGTGCCTGCTGTATGAGCTGCTGACCGTCCGTCCTCCGTTCGTCGGGGACTCCCCCGTCGCCGTCGCCTACCAGCACGTCCGCGAGGAGCCGCAGCCGCCGTCCGTCTTCGATCCGGAGATCACTCCGGAGATGGACGCGATCGTCCTCAAGGCGCTCGTCAAGGACCCCAACTACCGTTACCAGTCGGCCGATCAGATGCGCGCCGACATCGAGGCGTGCCTCGACGGGCAGCCCGTCCAGGCGACCGCCGCGTTCGGCTCCGTCGGGTACGGCTACGGCGACGACCAGGCGACGACCGCGCTGCGGTCCGACGCGGGCGCCACCACCATGCTTCCGCCGATGTCCCCCGACGACGGCGGCTTCGGCTACGACGACCGGCCCGCTCGGCGGCGTCAGCAGAAGAAGTCGAACACGTCGACGATCGTGCTGGCGCTGGCGGCGGTGCTGGTGCTGATCGGGGCCGTGCTGATCGGGTGGTACGTCACGAACGGGGACGGGGGCGTCGGCAACAACACGACCACCGTGCCGTCCTTCGTCGACCAGACCGAGCCGCAGGCGAAACAGACCGCCGTCAACGGTGATCTCCAGATCGCGGTCGAGAAGAAGACCTGCGAGAACACCGAGACCGGGAAGGTCTGTTCGCAGGATCCCGTGGCGGGCACGAGCGTCGACAAGAACACGACGGTCAAGCTGGTCGTGTCGACGGGGGCGCCGAAGGTGGCGGTGCCGAACGTGATCGACAAGGACATCGACGAGGCGACGAAGATCCTGGAGGACAAGGGCTTCCAGGTCAAGACCACCCAGTCGGAGTCCTCCCAGGCCCCCGGCACGGTCCTCAGCCAGACCCCCGATCCCGGCAACGAGCAGGAGAAGGGCTCGACGGTGACCCTTGAGGTCGCCAAGGCCGCCGAGAAGGAGACCGTTCCGGACGTCACCGGGCTCAGCTGTGACGACGCCAAGCGGCGGATCGAGCAGAACAACCTGACGGCCGGGAACTGCTCCGACGTCCAGGTGCAGGACCAGAACCAGAACGGCAAGGTCGTCTCCACCAACCCGGCCATCGGGCAGCAGGTGGACAAGGACACGACCATCAACATCCAGGTCGGCCGCGCTCAGATCCAGGTCCCGTCCAACCTCACCACCCTCTCCCTCAAGGACGCCAAGCAGGCGCTCTCCGACCTCGGGCTCCAGGTCAACGTCGCCGGCTCCCAGAACGACGACGCCCGCGTCATCAACTCCGACCCGGCTCCCGGCAGCACGGTCCAGCCCGGCCAGACCGTCAACCTCATCGCCATCGACGGCAACAACAACGGCGGTAACAACAACGGCGGCGGCGGCTTCTTCGGCGGCCTCGACGGCGCGGGCTTCCGCACGGACGACTGACGCCCGGTAACGCCCCGAGCCCCGGTCCCCTCCAAGGGGGCCGGGGCTCTTCCGTTCCCGCCACGCCGCCGCTCTTCACACGTTCGTATGTCGATCGTGTCTTCGGATCAGCTCACTCGTTTGCAGGGCATGATCAACGAAACCGTGCTGCTGGAATCCAGGTCGCTGCGCGAGAGCGTGGCCGAGCGGACGGAGGTGCTGGACCGGGTCAGGGTGCTGTCGATGCTGCCGGATGGTGTGCATGTGACGACGGCGATGGTGGCGGAGTACTTCGGGGTGGGGACAGAGGCCATCAAGTCGCTCGTCAAGGACCACCGAACCGAGTTGGAGGCCAGCGGCTACCGCGTCTTGACAGGTACATCACTGAGGTCCTTCAAGGACCTCACCGGGGTTCAGCCGTCCACAAGTTCCCTCGCCCTCTACCCCCGCCGAGCCGTCCTCAACGTCGCCATGCTGCTCCGCGACAGCGAAACCGCACGTCAGGTGCGTGTGTACCTGCTCGACATGGAGTACATGGTCCGCTCGCAGCCTGTGGATAACTCTGTCCACAGGCTCTCGGAGTCCATCCACGAGCTTGTGGATGAGCGCATCGTCCACATCCTCGGCAAGACCGTCGTCCCCATGTTCAACGCGCTCA encodes:
- a CDS encoding restriction endonuclease; amino-acid sequence: MINETVLLESRSLRESVAERTEVLDRVRVLSMLPDGVHVTTAMVAEYFGVGTEAIKSLVKDHRTELEASGYRVLTGTSLRSFKDLTGVQPSTSSLALYPRRAVLNVAMLLRDSETARQVRVYLLDMEYMVRSQPVDNSVHRLSESIHELVDERIVHILGKTVVPMFNALIETSGEHRKELVSLRTDVQAVERRLRQHRARLRRMLSAV
- the pknB gene encoding Stk1 family PASTA domain-containing Ser/Thr kinase, with the protein product MEEPRRLGGRYELGQVLGRGGMAEVYLAHDTRLGRTVAVKTLRADLARDPSFQARFRREAQSAASLNHPAIVAVYDTGEDYIDGVSIPYIVMEYVDGSTLRELLHSGRKLLPERSMEMTVGILQGLEYAHRSGIVHRDIKPANVMLTRTGQVKVMDFGIARAMGDSGMTMTQTSAVIGTAQYLSPEQAKGEQVDARSDLYSTGCLLYELLTVRPPFVGDSPVAVAYQHVREEPQPPSVFDPEITPEMDAIVLKALVKDPNYRYQSADQMRADIEACLDGQPVQATAAFGSVGYGYGDDQATTALRSDAGATTMLPPMSPDDGGFGYDDRPARRRQQKKSNTSTIVLALAAVLVLIGAVLIGWYVTNGDGGVGNNTTTVPSFVDQTEPQAKQTAVNGDLQIAVEKKTCENTETGKVCSQDPVAGTSVDKNTTVKLVVSTGAPKVAVPNVIDKDIDEATKILEDKGFQVKTTQSESSQAPGTVLSQTPDPGNEQEKGSTVTLEVAKAAEKETVPDVTGLSCDDAKRRIEQNNLTAGNCSDVQVQDQNQNGKVVSTNPAIGQQVDKDTTINIQVGRAQIQVPSNLTTLSLKDAKQALSDLGLQVNVAGSQNDDARVINSDPAPGSTVQPGQTVNLIAIDGNNNGGNNNGGGGFFGGLDGAGFRTDD